A window of Auraticoccus monumenti contains these coding sequences:
- a CDS encoding DUF389 domain-containing protein, which produces MPARSRPAARALRSGTGLDPRAGSARRRIGPAERRGGGAVAERPWAYYAFLTLATAIAAVAVVTDSSILVVGAMVVGPEFGLVAALAVGLTARRRGLVGGAAALLVKGFLFAIAATVLLALVARAAGWSDLGDVTGARPLTGFIWRPDKWSAVVAVLAGCAGVLSQTAGRSNALVGVFISVTTVPAAGDIALSLALWAPEHPLGASSQLGINLLGMTVAGVVTLLVQRAFTGIRHRRAPV; this is translated from the coding sequence GTGCCGGCGCGGTCCCGTCCGGCCGCTCGGGCGCTCCGCTCCGGCACCGGCCTGGACCCGCGGGCAGGGTCTGCACGACGACGGATCGGTCCTGCTGAGCGACGTGGTGGCGGCGCCGTCGCAGAACGCCCCTGGGCCTACTACGCCTTCCTGACCCTCGCCACGGCCATCGCCGCGGTGGCCGTGGTCACCGACTCCTCGATCCTGGTGGTCGGGGCGATGGTCGTCGGGCCCGAGTTCGGCCTGGTGGCGGCGCTCGCCGTCGGGCTGACCGCCCGCCGCCGCGGTCTCGTCGGTGGGGCGGCGGCGCTGCTGGTCAAGGGGTTCCTGTTCGCCATCGCCGCGACGGTCCTCCTCGCGCTGGTGGCCCGTGCGGCGGGCTGGAGCGACCTCGGCGACGTGACCGGTGCCCGCCCGCTGACCGGCTTCATCTGGCGCCCCGACAAGTGGTCGGCGGTGGTCGCCGTGCTCGCCGGCTGCGCGGGGGTGCTGTCCCAGACCGCCGGGCGCTCCAACGCCCTGGTCGGGGTGTTCATCTCCGTCACCACCGTCCCGGCGGCCGGCGACATCGCGCTCTCGCTGGCGCTGTGGGCCCCCGAGCACCCCCTCGGCGCCAGCTCCCAGCTGGGCATCAACCTGCTCGGCATGACGGTCGCCGGGGTGGTGACCCTGCTCGTCCAGCGCGCGTTCACCGGGATCCGCCACCGGCGGGCGCCGGTCTGA
- a CDS encoding TetR/AcrR family transcriptional regulator: MVQVEVTRREQLRVQMVSDIKQHALAQLAEGGPEALSLNAIARAMRVSGPALYRYFASREDLLGELAADGYDSLGEALEAAADGADVRDDGVRGARLRAVAAAYRGWVLAHPHLYRLMFASRYGSGLVAPDRVVPASRRPMIPVLTAVAELGGPTSGRSLPDALVAQLKDWQSRSWSSTAPPETALLAVTAWTRLHGLLGLEIEGVFVSMGVDAGALVDAEMDQIIASTSA, encoded by the coding sequence ATGGTCCAGGTCGAGGTGACGCGACGCGAGCAGCTGCGGGTCCAGATGGTCAGCGACATCAAGCAGCACGCCCTGGCGCAGCTCGCCGAGGGGGGACCCGAGGCGCTGTCGCTCAACGCGATCGCCCGGGCGATGCGGGTGTCCGGCCCGGCGCTCTACCGCTACTTCGCCTCACGCGAGGACCTGCTGGGTGAGCTCGCCGCCGACGGCTACGACTCCCTCGGTGAGGCGCTGGAGGCCGCCGCCGACGGTGCGGACGTCCGCGACGACGGCGTCCGTGGGGCCCGGCTGCGCGCGGTCGCGGCCGCCTACCGGGGGTGGGTGCTGGCCCACCCGCACCTGTACCGGCTGATGTTCGCCAGCCGGTACGGCTCAGGCCTCGTCGCCCCCGACCGGGTGGTCCCGGCCTCGCGCCGCCCGATGATCCCGGTGCTCACCGCCGTGGCCGAGCTCGGCGGGCCGACGTCCGGGCGCTCGTTGCCGGACGCCCTGGTGGCTCAGCTCAAGGACTGGCAGTCCCGGTCCTGGTCGTCCACGGCGCCGCCGGAGACCGCGCTCCTGGCGGTGACCGCCTGGACCCGTCTGCACGGTCTGCTCGGGCTGGAGATCGAGGGTGTCTTCGTCTCGATGGGCGTGGACGCCGGCGCGCTGGTCGACGCGGAGATGGACCAGATCATCGCCTCCACCTCGGCCTGA
- a CDS encoding putative quinol monooxygenase, giving the protein MYLIVVKFQTKPEWTDRWLGLVEDFTRATRAEPGNLWFEWSRSVEDPHEFVLVEAFTDDGAAPHVQSEHFRDAMALLPQALAATPRIVSRQVEGEGWEEMGEMRVDPTPTGS; this is encoded by the coding sequence ATGTACCTGATCGTGGTCAAGTTCCAGACCAAGCCCGAGTGGACCGACCGGTGGCTCGGCCTCGTGGAGGACTTCACCCGGGCCACCCGGGCCGAGCCGGGGAACCTCTGGTTCGAGTGGTCCCGCAGCGTGGAGGACCCGCACGAGTTCGTGCTCGTCGAGGCGTTCACCGACGACGGCGCCGCCCCGCACGTGCAGAGCGAGCACTTCCGGGACGCCATGGCGCTGCTGCCCCAGGCCCTGGCCGCCACCCCGCGGATCGTCAGCCGGCAGGTCGAGGGCGAGGGGTGGGAGGAGATGGGCGAGATGCGCGTCGACCCCACCCCGACCGGGAGCTAG
- a CDS encoding medium chain dehydrogenase/reductase family protein has product MNHPTTARTATEVLLPGRVEPDGLELRRRDLPAPSTGQVLVDVEATGISFAEQQMRLGRYYDQPPFPFVPGYDLVGTVAEVGPGVDPALVGRRVAALTKTGGWASAVLLTAADLVDVPEGLDPVEVETLVVNGISAWQLLHRQARVRSGQTILVHGANGGVGTVLVQLARHAGVRVIGTSSARNADAVRALGAEHVDYAAPDLAARVRELAPGGVDAVFDHVGGPGIVDSWRLLAPGGVLVAYGTASTKDQTGSARVPVLKLVLRLLLWNALPNRRRATFYDLWAGRRKADRFRARLREDLGQVLALLADGTLTAQVAARLPLTEAAAALALAESRTVVGKVVLVP; this is encoded by the coding sequence ATGAACCACCCGACCACCGCCCGCACCGCCACCGAGGTGCTGCTCCCCGGCCGGGTCGAGCCCGACGGCCTCGAGCTGCGCAGGCGCGACCTCCCAGCCCCCTCGACCGGCCAGGTGCTGGTCGACGTCGAGGCCACCGGGATCAGCTTCGCCGAGCAGCAGATGCGTCTCGGCCGCTACTACGACCAGCCCCCGTTCCCCTTCGTCCCCGGCTACGACCTGGTCGGCACCGTCGCCGAGGTCGGCCCGGGCGTCGACCCGGCGCTGGTCGGGCGCCGGGTGGCCGCGCTGACCAAGACCGGCGGGTGGGCCAGCGCGGTGCTGCTGACCGCCGCCGACCTGGTCGACGTCCCCGAGGGCCTGGACCCCGTCGAGGTGGAGACCCTGGTGGTCAACGGGATCAGCGCCTGGCAGCTGCTGCACCGCCAGGCGAGGGTCCGGTCGGGGCAGACGATCCTGGTGCACGGGGCGAACGGCGGCGTCGGCACCGTCCTGGTGCAGCTGGCCCGCCACGCCGGGGTCCGGGTGATCGGCACCTCCTCGGCACGCAACGCCGACGCCGTCCGCGCACTCGGGGCCGAGCACGTCGACTACGCCGCCCCCGACCTGGCCGCCCGGGTGCGCGAGCTCGCCCCCGGCGGGGTGGACGCCGTCTTCGACCACGTCGGTGGGCCGGGCATCGTCGACTCCTGGCGGCTGCTGGCTCCGGGTGGCGTCCTGGTCGCCTACGGCACGGCCTCCACCAAGGACCAGACCGGCAGCGCCCGCGTCCCGGTGCTGAAGCTGGTGCTGCGGCTGCTGCTGTGGAACGCGCTGCCCAACCGCCGACGGGCCACCTTCTACGACCTGTGGGCGGGCCGCCGGAAGGCCGACCGGTTCCGGGCCCGCCTCCGGGAGGACCTCGGGCAGGTCCTGGCCCTACTGGCCGACGGGACGCTCACCGCCCAGGTGGCCGCCCGACTGCCGCTGACCGAGGCCGCCGCGGCGCTCGCGCTGGCCGAGTCCCGCACCGTCGTGGGCAAGGTCGTCCTGGTGCCCTGA
- a CDS encoding AQJ64_40280 family protein, translating into MDVVTTVWVDARREHPRDGDLVLAAITGRYPARQGEAPSSEQDFWLVLPMHFRQVHPVEDSEEVLHEVYRDADGVVRRPLGAGSAEEVTHWAALPSLPGIDASELLGASVGPALTAATARV; encoded by the coding sequence GTGGACGTCGTCACGACGGTCTGGGTGGACGCCCGCCGCGAGCACCCCCGCGACGGGGACCTGGTCCTCGCCGCGATCACCGGCCGCTACCCCGCACGCCAGGGGGAGGCGCCGTCCTCGGAGCAGGACTTCTGGCTGGTGCTGCCGATGCACTTCCGGCAGGTGCACCCGGTCGAGGACTCCGAGGAGGTCCTCCACGAGGTCTACCGCGACGCCGACGGGGTGGTCCGCCGGCCGCTGGGCGCGGGGTCGGCGGAGGAGGTGACCCACTGGGCCGCGCTCCCGTCCCTGCCGGGGATCGACGCCAGCGAGCTCCTGGGCGCCTCGGTCGGTCCGGCGCTGACGGCGGCGACGGCCCGGGTCTGA